One Primulina huaijiensis isolate GDHJ02 chromosome 5, ASM1229523v2, whole genome shotgun sequence DNA segment encodes these proteins:
- the LOC140977021 gene encoding phosphoinositide phospholipase C 2-like — MSKQYYRICFCFRRRFRLAAAEAPADIKEIFDEYSENGVMSVDHLRRFLVEVQREENATTEDAKDVINETRHFNVFHRRGMNLEAFFKYLFGNANPPISVKSGVHHDMNAPLSHYFIYTGHNSYLTGNQLSSDCSDVPIINALQRGVRVIELDIWPSSAGDDVDVLHGRTLTTPVQLIKCLRSIKEHAFTASEYPVIITLEDHLTTDLQAKVAEMITQTFGDMLFSPGPESLREFPSPESLKKRVILSTKPPKEYLKAKVLESKESDSKNERNSATEARGKDVESFKAKLDSNKDRDLDEDVDEEDEDDDEYHKSQQKAAPEYKRLIAIHAGKEKGGMQEWLRVDHDKVRRLSLSEQELEKAVITYGKDIVRFTRRNLLRIYPKGVRFDSSNYNPFIGWLHGAQLVAFNMQGYGKSLWLMHGMFRANGSCGYIKKPEFLLKDGSHGEVFDPDVKLSVKATLKVRLYMGEGWYYDFRHTHFDAYSPPDFYARIGIAGVPADTIMKETKILEDNWIPNWDEVFEFPLTVPELALLRIEVHEHDTSEKDDFGGQTCLPISELRKGIRAVPLHSRKGDKYNSVKLLMRFEFV; from the exons ATGTCGAAGCAGTATTACAGAATCTGCTTCTGCTTCCGGAGAAGGTTCCGTCTGGCTGCTGCAGAAGCACCGGCGGACATCAAGGAGATTTTCGACGAGTACTCCGAGAATGGGGTGATGAGCGTGGATCATCTGCGGCGGTTTCTCGTGGAGGTGCAGAGAGAGGAGAATGCAACGACGGAGGATGCGAAGGATGTAATAAACGAGACGAGACATTTCAACGTGTTTCATCGCCGGGGGATGAATCTCGAGGCCTTCTTCAAGTACTTGTTCGGGAACGCTAATCCGCCGATCAGTGTCAAATCGGGG GTTCATCATGACATGAATGCACCGTTGTCTCACTACTTCATATACACCGGCCACAATTCTTATCTAACAGGGAATCAATTAAGTAGTGACTGCAGTGACGTTCCGATCATAAATGCACTGCAAAGAGGCGTTAGAGTTATTGAATTGGACATATGGCCTAGTTCCGCTGGAGACGATGTGGATGTTCTGCATGGGAG GACATTGACCACCCCTGTTCAACTCATAAAATGTTTGAGATCAATCAAGGAACATGCTTTtactgcatctgaatatcctgTCATAATAACGCTTGAGGATCATCTCACCACGGACCTTCAGGCAAAAGTGGCTGAG ATGATCACCCAAACATTTGGAGACATGCTGTTTTCCCCTGGTCCAGAAAGCTTAAGAGAGTTTCCCTCACCAGAATCTCTAAAGAAAAGGGTTATTTTATCAACCAAACCACCCAAAGAATACTTAAAAGCCAAAGTTCTTGAATCAAAAGAGAGTGACTCCAAGAATGAAAGAAATTCAGCTACCGAAGCTCGGGGAAAAGATGTTGAAAGCTTTAAAGCCAAATTGGATAGTAATAAG GATCGTGATTTAGACGAAGATGttgatgaagaagatgaagacgACGATGAGTATCATAAGTCTCAGCAAAAGGCAGCACCAGAATATAAACGGTTGATTGCTATTCATGCTGGGAAGGAGAAGGGTGGAATGCAGGAGTGGCTAAGGGTCGATCATGATAAAGTGAGACGTCTTAGCTTGAGCGAACAAGAGCTTGAAAAGGCCGTTATAACTTATGGAAAAGATATTGTGAG GTTTACCCGGAGGAATTTACTGAGAATATACCCAAAAGGTGTACGTTTTGATTCATCCAATTACAATCCGTTTATCGGATGGTTGCATGGAGCTCAATTGGTTGCATTTAACATGCAG GGGTATGGAAAATCACTTTGGTTGATGCATGGAATGTTCAGAGCCAACGGTAGTTGCGGATACATTAAAAAACCAGAATTTTTATTGAAGGATGGCTCACATGGTGAGGTCTTTGATCCAGATGTAAAATTGTCAGTCAAAGCAACTTTGAAG GTGAGACTGTATATGGGTGAAGGATGGTATTATGACTTCCGTCATACACATTTCGATGCTTATTCTCCTCCAGATTTCTATGCAAGG ATAGGAATTGCCGGAGTTCCGGCAGATACCATCATGAAGGAAACAAAGATTCTTGAAGACAACTGGATACCAAATTGGGATGAGGTGTTTGAGTTCCCATTAACAGTTCCTGAACTAGCACTCCTTCGTATTGAAGTTCACGAGCATGATACGTCTGAGAAGGATGACTTTGGAGGCCAAACATGCCTTCCCATATCGGAGTTGAGAAAAGGCATTCGAGCAGTTCCACTTCATTCTCGGAAGGGGGACAAGTACAATTCTGTGAAGCTTCTTATGCGATTTGAATTTGTTTGA